One Burkholderia thailandensis E264 genomic window carries:
- a CDS encoding (2,3-dihydroxybenzoyl)adenylate synthase, translating to MPTDSPAAARAGASSDAPDWPDDFARRYRDAGYWRDETFYGALAERARRSHAATAFVDGERRVSYRELLERIRRLAGGLRRLGLARGDTAVVHLPNSARFIEACFALFQLGVRPVLALPAHRQHEIGAFCRFTNARAYLGAARLGDFDCRPLAGALQASCPTLEHVIVAGDDHAFVHFDSLYDAPPIDGCAARADDIACFQLSGGTTGTPKLIPRRHREYLYNVRACSDASGFGADTVYLAALPMAHNFTLCCPGVIGALLAGGRVVATERPEPERSFALIARERITHTALVPPLALLWLDEQAQRQADLSSLRVLQVGGARLMDHAAERVTPVLGCRLQQVFGMAEGLICCTRLDDPPARIARTQGRPVSPADEVRIVDDAGHPVAPGEIGELQVRGPYTIRGYYRLAEHHAAAFTADGFYRSGDRVRRTEEGDLVVEGRDKDQINRGGEKVSAEEVENLLLAHSQVRDAAVVAMPDPLLGERTCAFVVARAPAPSSLALKRHLRDQGLAAFKIPDRIEFVPSFPETGIGKTSKKSLRDLLRRQLAAANA from the coding sequence ATGCCGACGGATTCGCCCGCCGCCGCGCGAGCCGGCGCATCGAGCGACGCGCCCGATTGGCCCGACGACTTCGCGCGCCGCTACCGCGACGCCGGCTACTGGCGAGACGAGACCTTCTATGGCGCGCTCGCCGAGCGCGCGCGGCGCAGCCACGCCGCGACCGCATTCGTCGACGGCGAACGCCGCGTGAGTTACCGCGAATTGCTCGAACGCATCCGGCGTCTCGCCGGCGGCTTGCGCCGCCTCGGCCTCGCACGCGGCGACACGGCCGTCGTGCATCTGCCGAACAGCGCGCGCTTCATCGAAGCGTGCTTCGCGCTGTTCCAGCTCGGCGTGCGCCCTGTGCTCGCGCTGCCCGCGCACCGGCAGCACGAGATCGGCGCGTTCTGCCGCTTCACGAACGCCCGCGCGTATCTCGGCGCGGCCCGGCTCGGCGACTTCGACTGCCGTCCGCTCGCGGGCGCGCTGCAGGCGAGCTGTCCGACGCTCGAGCACGTGATCGTCGCGGGCGACGATCACGCGTTCGTGCATTTCGATTCGCTGTACGACGCACCGCCCATCGACGGCTGCGCGGCACGCGCGGACGACATCGCATGCTTTCAGCTATCGGGCGGCACGACGGGCACGCCGAAGCTGATTCCGCGCCGCCATCGCGAGTACCTGTACAACGTGCGCGCGTGCTCGGACGCGAGCGGCTTCGGCGCCGACACCGTCTATCTCGCCGCGCTGCCGATGGCGCACAACTTCACGCTGTGCTGCCCCGGCGTGATCGGCGCGCTGCTCGCGGGCGGCCGCGTCGTCGCGACCGAGCGCCCCGAGCCGGAGCGCAGCTTCGCGCTGATCGCGCGCGAGCGGATCACGCATACGGCGCTCGTCCCGCCGCTCGCGCTGCTGTGGCTCGACGAGCAGGCGCAGCGTCAGGCGGACCTGTCGAGCCTGCGCGTGCTGCAGGTCGGCGGCGCGCGGCTGATGGACCACGCGGCCGAACGCGTGACGCCCGTCCTCGGCTGCCGGCTGCAGCAGGTGTTCGGCATGGCCGAAGGCCTCATCTGCTGCACGCGGCTCGACGATCCGCCCGCGCGCATCGCGCGAACGCAAGGCCGGCCGGTGTCGCCCGCCGACGAAGTGCGCATCGTCGACGACGCGGGCCACCCCGTCGCGCCGGGCGAGATCGGCGAATTGCAGGTGCGCGGGCCGTATACGATCCGCGGCTACTACCGGCTCGCCGAGCACCATGCGGCCGCGTTCACGGCCGACGGTTTCTATCGCAGCGGCGACCGCGTGCGCCGCACCGAAGAAGGCGACCTCGTCGTCGAGGGCCGCGACAAGGACCAGATCAATCGCGGCGGCGAAAAAGTGTCCGCCGAGGAAGTCGAGAACCTGCTGCTCGCGCATTCGCAAGTTCGCGACGCGGCGGTCGTCGCGATGCCCGATCCGCTGCTCGGCGAACGCACGTGCGCGTTCGTCGTCGCGCGCGCGCCCGCGCCAAGCTCGCTCGCGCTGAAACGGCATTTGCGCGACCAGGGGCTCGCCGCGTTCAAGATCCCCGATCGCATCGAATTCGTGCCGAGCTTTCCGGAAACCGGCATCGGCAAGACCAGCAAGAAATCGCTGCGCGATCTGCTGCGCCGCCAGCTGGCGGCGGCAAACGCATGA
- a CDS encoding thioesterase II family protein: MTPPRPHAGWVRELRLSPCPRAQLVCFPHAGGTASFFRGWARALPWDLDLLALQYPGREDRFGEPCARSIDALAGPAADALVDYARKPLVLFGHSLGAALAYEVALRLERRGAAPLYVAVSSQPPPHRQRASNLHRQSDEALLNDVARLSGEHAALLADPELRAIYLPMIRDDYRAIETYRRERPPMLGAPLGVMLPLADPELDRDEAHAWQDVACRPIRVTTFDGDHFYLRREYPALIAHIVEQIDFSLRPHKEHS; encoded by the coding sequence ATGACGCCGCCGCGTCCGCACGCCGGCTGGGTCCGGGAACTCAGGCTGTCGCCCTGCCCGCGCGCGCAACTCGTCTGCTTCCCGCACGCCGGCGGCACCGCGAGTTTTTTTCGCGGCTGGGCTCGCGCGCTGCCATGGGATCTCGATCTGCTCGCGCTTCAGTACCCGGGCCGCGAGGACCGCTTCGGCGAACCCTGCGCGCGCTCGATCGACGCGCTCGCCGGCCCGGCCGCCGATGCGCTCGTCGATTACGCGCGCAAGCCGCTCGTGCTGTTCGGCCACAGCCTGGGCGCCGCGCTCGCATACGAAGTCGCGCTGCGCCTCGAGCGTCGCGGCGCGGCGCCGCTGTACGTCGCGGTGTCGTCGCAGCCGCCGCCGCACCGGCAGCGCGCATCGAACCTGCATCGGCAATCCGACGAAGCGCTGCTGAACGACGTCGCGCGCCTGTCCGGCGAGCACGCGGCGCTGCTCGCCGATCCGGAGCTGCGCGCGATCTACTTGCCGATGATCCGCGACGACTATCGCGCGATCGAGACCTATCGGCGCGAGCGGCCCCCGATGCTCGGCGCGCCGCTCGGCGTGATGCTGCCGCTCGCCGATCCCGAGCTCGATCGCGACGAGGCACACGCATGGCAGGACGTCGCGTGCCGGCCGATTCGCGTGACGACGTTCGACGGCGACCATTTCTATCTGCGTCGCGAATACCCGGCGCTGATCGCGCACATCGTCGAACAGATCGACTTCTCTCTCCGCCCGCACAAGGAACACTCATGA
- a CDS encoding isochorismate lyase: MKTPDECTSLADIREAIDRLDADIIAALGARMQYVKAASRFKPTEASIAAPERVAAMLPERRRWAEQAGLDGAFVETLYARIIAWYIEQQTQHWRSERGLA; the protein is encoded by the coding sequence ATGAAGACACCGGATGAATGCACCAGCCTCGCCGACATCCGCGAAGCCATCGACCGCCTCGACGCCGACATCATCGCCGCGCTCGGCGCGCGCATGCAGTACGTGAAGGCCGCATCGCGCTTCAAGCCGACCGAGGCGAGCATCGCGGCGCCGGAACGCGTCGCGGCGATGCTGCCCGAGCGGCGCCGCTGGGCCGAGCAGGCCGGACTCGACGGCGCGTTCGTCGAGACGCTGTATGCGCGGATCATCGCGTGGTACATCGAACAGCAAACGCAGCATTGGCGCAGCGAACGGGGGCTCGCATGA
- a CDS encoding isochorismate synthase encodes MNARFSVLLDTFARAARRAADTGEPVLAAASFPLRPLKLFDLIASWDDGATPWCFVEAGDEPGAPDRPAALFGWDCALDLNEPGDARFARLDARWRALARAAVVAGPQPPRIVGGFRFDPRGPRHAHWQAFPDASLTLAKMLIVREGDAYWAVCQRVVSAHDDCAALARECDARIGMLAALAPAIDDDAPRLLHVHALQAAEWQHKARRAVDAIRRDAFSKVVLARDVLQQYAQPVAIGPLLRRLRLRDARAHLFAVRRREGCFVGATPERLVRVAHGHAQTHALAGTIARGDDRDHDRALGAQLMASAKERLEHALVVDAIRDALAPLSRTIDVPAEPSLLRLPRLQHLSTPIAATLNADATLLQAVAALHPTPAVAGYPRAAALEHIRAHEGFDRGWYAGPIGWIDAHGNGDFVVALRSALISAGACRLFAGCGIVAESEPAREYRETNLKLSGMRAAIEARDAAANLRTVAPMPAAAH; translated from the coding sequence ATGAACGCCCGCTTCTCGGTGCTGCTCGACACCTTCGCACGCGCGGCGCGCCGCGCGGCCGACACCGGCGAGCCCGTGCTCGCCGCCGCATCGTTTCCGCTGCGGCCGCTGAAACTGTTCGACCTGATCGCGAGCTGGGACGACGGCGCGACCCCGTGGTGCTTCGTCGAAGCCGGCGACGAGCCGGGCGCGCCGGACCGGCCGGCCGCACTGTTCGGCTGGGACTGCGCGCTCGATCTGAACGAGCCGGGCGATGCGCGATTCGCCCGGCTCGACGCGCGCTGGCGCGCGCTCGCCCGCGCGGCGGTCGTCGCCGGGCCACAGCCGCCGCGCATCGTCGGCGGCTTTCGCTTCGATCCGCGCGGGCCCCGGCATGCGCACTGGCAAGCGTTTCCCGATGCGAGCCTGACGCTCGCGAAGATGCTGATCGTTCGAGAAGGGGATGCGTATTGGGCGGTCTGCCAGCGTGTCGTCTCCGCGCACGACGATTGCGCCGCGCTCGCGCGCGAATGCGACGCGCGAATCGGCATGCTCGCGGCGCTCGCGCCCGCCATTGACGACGATGCGCCGCGCCTGCTGCACGTCCACGCGCTGCAAGCCGCCGAATGGCAGCACAAGGCGCGACGCGCGGTCGACGCGATTCGCCGCGACGCATTCAGCAAGGTCGTGCTCGCGCGCGACGTGCTGCAACAGTACGCGCAGCCCGTCGCAATCGGACCGCTGCTGCGCCGGCTCAGGCTGCGCGACGCGCGCGCGCATCTGTTCGCGGTCCGCCGGCGCGAGGGCTGCTTCGTCGGCGCGACGCCGGAACGCCTCGTGCGCGTCGCGCACGGCCACGCGCAAACGCACGCGCTCGCCGGCACGATCGCGCGCGGCGACGATCGCGATCACGACCGCGCACTCGGCGCGCAGTTGATGGCGTCGGCGAAGGAGCGCCTCGAACACGCGCTCGTCGTCGATGCGATCCGCGACGCGCTCGCGCCGCTGTCGCGCACGATCGACGTGCCGGCCGAGCCGTCGCTGTTGCGCCTGCCGCGCCTGCAACACCTGAGCACGCCGATCGCCGCGACGCTGAACGCGGACGCGACGCTGCTGCAGGCCGTCGCGGCGCTGCATCCGACGCCCGCCGTCGCCGGCTATCCGCGCGCCGCCGCGCTCGAGCACATTCGCGCACACGAAGGCTTCGATCGGGGCTGGTACGCCGGCCCGATCGGCTGGATCGACGCGCACGGCAACGGCGACTTCGTCGTCGCGCTGCGCTCGGCGCTGATCTCGGCAGGCGCTTGCCGGCTGTTCGCCGGCTGCGGGATCGTCGCCGAGTCGGAGCCGGCGCGCGAGTATCGCGAGACGAACCTCAAGCTGTCGGGCATGCGGGCGGCGATCGAGGCACGCGACGCCGCCGCCAACCTGCGCACGGTCGCGCCGATGCCTGCCGCCGCACACTGA
- a CDS encoding peptidoglycan DD-metalloendopeptidase family protein → MTFTDEGGVFMGPMVWRIASDPITRLLAAPLIAAGLSGAALAAPVDIPDLQHAVRQAFSARLGKQGPAAPAVRDDVIESVKSDPDAGWVLGTITQVVPNDTPAYPVTKLFVARRANEGWVVGIEGTDAFHALAAAAPAKLIADDERAHLNAGRAPGAPQRKAAPAQTGLALPWQQGAAWYWTGGAHGWSGDSRPFNSLDFSGGNGQVLAARDGTLYKSCERNGSAIVKIVHDNGYTTTYYHMVQLTQAGSGTRVRQGQYLGRVGNGLPCGGQTTGPHVHFALSQGGSDVPVNGKTIGGWQFFEGSNAYSGYAVRNQRRVSVQASLTNYGSDDSGGPTEPSRPVKATVQSPGPVNLRSAPSLSASVVGTVSNGATVQLACYAYGDTVQGNWGATRLWYRLDSNRWVSDGFVYTGSNDPVVSACAN, encoded by the coding sequence ATGACGTTCACTGATGAGGGAGGCGTTTTCATGGGCCCGATGGTCTGGCGTATTGCATCCGATCCGATCACGCGTTTGCTGGCCGCGCCGTTGATCGCGGCAGGCCTGTCCGGCGCCGCGCTTGCGGCGCCCGTCGATATACCGGACCTGCAGCATGCGGTCCGGCAGGCTTTCTCCGCGCGGCTCGGCAAACAAGGACCGGCCGCACCCGCCGTGCGTGACGACGTGATCGAGTCGGTCAAGTCGGACCCGGACGCCGGATGGGTGCTCGGCACGATCACGCAGGTCGTTCCGAACGACACGCCTGCTTATCCCGTCACGAAGCTCTTCGTCGCGCGGCGTGCGAACGAAGGATGGGTCGTCGGCATCGAGGGCACCGATGCGTTTCACGCGCTCGCCGCCGCGGCGCCGGCGAAGCTGATCGCCGACGACGAGCGCGCGCACCTCAACGCCGGCCGCGCGCCGGGCGCGCCGCAACGGAAGGCGGCGCCCGCGCAGACGGGGCTCGCGCTGCCGTGGCAGCAGGGCGCCGCGTGGTACTGGACGGGCGGCGCGCACGGCTGGAGCGGCGACAGCCGGCCGTTCAACTCGCTCGACTTCTCCGGCGGCAACGGCCAAGTGCTCGCCGCCCGCGACGGCACGCTCTACAAGAGCTGCGAGCGCAACGGCAGCGCGATCGTCAAGATCGTTCACGACAACGGCTATACGACCACGTACTACCACATGGTTCAACTGACGCAGGCGGGCAGCGGCACGCGCGTGCGTCAGGGGCAATATCTCGGGCGGGTCGGCAATGGGCTGCCGTGCGGCGGGCAGACCACCGGGCCGCATGTGCATTTTGCGTTGAGCCAGGGCGGCAGCGACGTGCCGGTGAACGGCAAGACGATCGGCGGCTGGCAGTTCTTCGAAGGGAGCAACGCGTATTCGGGCTATGCGGTGCGCAATCAGCGGCGCGTGTCCGTGCAGGCGTCGCTGACCAACTACGGCTCCGACGACAGCGGCGGGCCGACCGAGCCGTCGCGGCCCGTGAAGGCGACCGTGCAGTCGCCGGGGCCCGTGAATCTGCGCAGCGCGCCGTCGCTGTCCGCGTCGGTTGTCGGCACGGTGTCGAACGGCGCGACGGTGCAGCTTGCGTGCTATGCGTACGGCGACACGGTGCAGGGCAACTGGGGCGCGACGCGGCTCTGGTATCGGCTCGACTCGAATCGATGGGTATCGGACGGATTCGTCTATACGGGGAGCAACGATCCGGTCGTGTCGGCATGCGCGAATTGA
- a CDS encoding ABC transporter ATP-binding protein, with product MLKLERVHTHYGAIEALSGVSIEVKKGEIVTLIGSNGAGKTTLMMTVCGTPRASSGRVLFEGDDITAMPTHEIMRQGLAISPEGRRVFPSLTVLENLKMGGFFASRHEIDEGVEHVYRLFPRLKERSAQRAGTMSGGEQQMLAIGRALMSRPRLLLLDEPTLGLAPLVIAQIFDIIRTIRDEGVTVFLVEQNAHKALQVADRGYVLETGRVVLADTGANLLENDRIRAAYLGG from the coding sequence ATGCTGAAGCTGGAGAGGGTCCACACGCATTACGGCGCGATCGAGGCGCTGTCGGGCGTGTCGATCGAGGTGAAGAAGGGCGAGATCGTCACGCTGATCGGCAGCAACGGCGCGGGCAAGACGACGCTGATGATGACCGTGTGCGGCACGCCGCGCGCCTCGAGCGGGCGCGTGCTGTTCGAAGGCGACGACATCACCGCGATGCCGACGCACGAAATCATGCGCCAGGGGCTCGCGATCTCGCCGGAAGGGCGCCGCGTGTTTCCGAGCCTGACCGTGCTCGAGAACCTGAAGATGGGCGGCTTCTTTGCCAGCCGCCACGAGATCGACGAAGGCGTCGAGCATGTGTATCGGCTGTTTCCACGGCTCAAGGAGCGCTCCGCGCAGCGCGCGGGCACGATGTCGGGCGGCGAGCAGCAGATGCTCGCGATCGGCCGCGCGCTGATGAGCCGGCCGCGCCTGCTGCTGCTCGACGAGCCGACGCTCGGCTTGGCGCCGCTCGTGATCGCGCAGATCTTCGACATCATCCGCACGATTCGCGACGAGGGCGTGACGGTGTTTCTCGTCGAGCAGAACGCTCACAAGGCGCTGCAGGTTGCCGATCGCGGTTACGTGCTCGAAACCGGGCGCGTCGTGCTCGCCGACACCGGCGCGAACCTGCTCGAGAACGACCGGATCAGGGCCGCGTATCTCGGCGGATAG
- the livG gene encoding high-affinity branched-chain amino acid ABC transporter ATP-binding protein LivG, with amino-acid sequence MSATTEMLKVSALQMRFGGLLAVDGIDFDVRRDEVFAIIGPNGAGKTTVFNCIGGFYRPTAGSVVLDGHSIGGLTSHLVARKGLVRTFQNIRLFKSLTVVENLLVAQHRQVKSGLLHGLFATPAYRRAERDALERAAMWLERMNLTAVANRPAGTLSYGHQRRVEIARCMITNPRLLMLDEPAAGLNPQEKVELQQLIDRLRREFGISVLLIEHDMSLVMGVSDRILVMEHGRPITIGKPDEVRNDPRVIKAYLGEE; translated from the coding sequence ATGAGCGCGACGACGGAAATGTTGAAGGTGTCCGCGCTGCAGATGCGCTTCGGCGGCCTGCTCGCGGTGGACGGGATCGATTTCGACGTGCGCCGCGACGAGGTGTTCGCGATCATCGGCCCGAACGGCGCGGGCAAGACGACGGTGTTCAACTGCATCGGCGGGTTCTATCGGCCGACGGCGGGCAGCGTCGTGCTCGACGGCCATTCGATCGGCGGCCTGACGAGCCATCTCGTCGCGCGCAAGGGGCTCGTGCGCACGTTCCAGAACATTCGGCTGTTCAAGTCGCTGACGGTCGTCGAGAACCTGCTCGTCGCGCAGCATCGGCAAGTGAAATCGGGGCTCCTGCACGGCCTTTTCGCGACCCCCGCGTATCGGCGCGCGGAGCGCGACGCGCTCGAGCGCGCGGCGATGTGGCTCGAGCGGATGAATCTGACGGCGGTCGCGAACCGGCCCGCGGGCACGCTCTCGTATGGTCATCAGCGCCGCGTCGAGATCGCGCGCTGCATGATCACGAACCCGCGGCTGCTGATGCTCGACGAGCCGGCGGCGGGCCTCAATCCGCAGGAGAAGGTCGAACTGCAGCAACTGATCGACCGGCTGCGCCGCGAGTTCGGCATTTCGGTGCTGCTGATCGAGCACGACATGAGTCTCGTGATGGGCGTCTCGGATCGCATTCTGGTGATGGAGCACGGCCGGCCGATCACGATCGGCAAGCCCGACGAAGTGCGCAACGATCCGCGCGTGATCAAGGCCTATCTGGGAGAGGAGTGA